Proteins from a genomic interval of Nematostella vectensis chromosome 12, jaNemVect1.1, whole genome shotgun sequence:
- the LOC116616561 gene encoding phosphatidylinositol-glycan biosynthesis class X protein isoform X2, with protein MATKVALLMLVLLFYIEGCLSLKGTFHVCENLGLWEVERSLEKTGFHRLLTTRVLLNQEFIGHDCELVYMEDLPPDVYVDMDELRNRAEFGEPKVLSNSSINVELPASLASAHYLWVFPQIRKEFSEVTIQMPVHLRYQKPMTSRSTVYLSLRPPQLYLRCSEPPVVDCATVAGPCASDDHNSCQLYPLKTDSISNSRSLPRIQGKK; from the exons atggcgaccaAGGTGGCGTTGTTGATGTTGGTGTTGCTCTTTTATATAGAAGGCTGCTTGTCTTTAAAGGGCACTTTTCATGTCTGTGAGAATCTTGGCCTCTGGGAAGTTGAGCGATCGCTTGAAAAAACGGGTTTCCATAG ATTATTAACAACTAGAGTTTTGTTAAATCAAGAGTTCATTGGTCATGACTGTGAGCTAGTGTACATGGAAGATCTTCCTCCTGATGTATATGTGGACATGGACGAACTTAGAAATAGAGCAGAATTCGGGGAACCTAAG GTGCTATCAAATTCCAGTATTAATGTTGAGCTACCCGCCAGCCTAGCATCGGCACACTACTTATGGGTGTTCCCCCAGATAAG AAAAGAATTCTCTGAAGTCACCATACAGATGCCAGTTCATCTGCGATACCAGAAGCCAATGACCTCGAGGAGCACTGTGTATCTATCTCTTCGCCCACCTCAGCTCTATTTGAGGTGTTCTG AGCCACCAGTAGTTGATTGTGCCACCGTGGCTGGGCCATGTGCTTCAGATGACCACAATAGCTGTCAATTGTATCCACTG AAAACAGATTCCATCAGCAATTCACGAAGTCTGCCGAGGATACAGGGCAAGAAATAG
- the LOC116616561 gene encoding phosphatidylinositol-glycan biosynthesis class X protein isoform X1 produces the protein MATKVALLMLVLLFYIEGCLSLKGTFHVCENLGLWEVERSLEKTGFHRLLTTRVLLNQEFIGHDCELVYMEDLPPDVYVDMDELRNRAEFGEPKVLSNSSINVELPASLASAHYLWVFPQIRKEFSEVTIQMPVHLRYQKPMTSRSTVYLSLRPPQLYLRCSEPPVVDCATVAGPCASDDHNSCQLYPLASHLRSSILHFQVPVGAREHVTLVTTVTALSSIGGMICTLYFTMTSKAC, from the exons atggcgaccaAGGTGGCGTTGTTGATGTTGGTGTTGCTCTTTTATATAGAAGGCTGCTTGTCTTTAAAGGGCACTTTTCATGTCTGTGAGAATCTTGGCCTCTGGGAAGTTGAGCGATCGCTTGAAAAAACGGGTTTCCATAG ATTATTAACAACTAGAGTTTTGTTAAATCAAGAGTTCATTGGTCATGACTGTGAGCTAGTGTACATGGAAGATCTTCCTCCTGATGTATATGTGGACATGGACGAACTTAGAAATAGAGCAGAATTCGGGGAACCTAAG GTGCTATCAAATTCCAGTATTAATGTTGAGCTACCCGCCAGCCTAGCATCGGCACACTACTTATGGGTGTTCCCCCAGATAAG AAAAGAATTCTCTGAAGTCACCATACAGATGCCAGTTCATCTGCGATACCAGAAGCCAATGACCTCGAGGAGCACTGTGTATCTATCTCTTCGCCCACCTCAGCTCTATTTGAGGTGTTCTG AGCCACCAGTAGTTGATTGTGCCACCGTGGCTGGGCCATGTGCTTCAGATGACCACAATAGCTGTCAATTGTATCCACTG GCTTCCCATCTCAGATCGagtattttgcattttcaaGTACCTGTTGGCGCTAGAGAACACGTCACCCTGGTAACCACAGTAACAGCACTAAGTAGTATAGGTGGTATGATTTGCACACTTTATTTTACAATGACGTCAAAGGCATGCTGA